The Pelodiscus sinensis isolate JC-2024 chromosome 26, ASM4963464v1, whole genome shotgun sequence genome contains a region encoding:
- the LOC102444329 gene encoding TLC domain-containing protein 5-like — translation MLFLILQTTCSLTAWLSLYTCFCYWNKHRTYEWSCRLVTLVHGVLITCLSGYIALIDGPWPLTHAGTLNTPLQVHMLCLTLGYFLFDLSWCMYFQTEGGLLLAHHTLSICGMMVVLGLGKSATEINAIIFVSEVTNPLLQARWFLRETGRYRGFVGDVVDCSFVVLFMVLRIGVGAQIMYSMTVSPRPMWLLKAGGLAMYAVSLGFMMGICSFTRRKVLKKYQAWRSRSSGDVPLTTNGRLTPH, via the exons ATGCTCTTCCTCATTCTCCAGACGACCTGCAGTCTGACTGCCTGGCTCTCCCTCTACACCTGTTTTTGCTACTGGAACAAGCACCGTACTTACGAGTGGAGTTGCCGGCTGGTCACTTTGGTGCATGGGGTCCTCATCACTTGCCTCTCCGGCTACATCGCTCTTATCGATGGCCCCTGGCCTCTCACTCACGCag GGACACTCAACACTCCTCTCCAGGTCCATATGCTGTGCCTTACCTTGGGTTACTTTCTCTTTGACCTCAGCTGGTGCATGTACTTCCAGACAGAGGGAGGTCTCCTGCTGGCTCATCACACACTGAGTATATGTGGCATGATGGTCGTGCTGGGGCTGGGCAAGTCGGCCACCGAAATCAACGCCATCATCTTCGTCAGCGAGGTCACCAACCCGTTGCTGCAAGCCCGCTGGTTCCTGCGGGAAACCGGGCGCTACCGCGGCTTCGTGGGAGACGTGGTGGATTGCTCCTTTGTGGTTCTCTTCATGGTGCTGCGGATCGGGGTGGGAGCGCAGATCATGTATTCCATGACCGTCTCGCCCAGACCCATGTGGTTGCTGAAGGCTGGCGGCCTGGCTATGTACGCAGTGTCCCTGGGGTTCATGATGGGAATCTGCAGCTTCACTAGGAGGAAAGTTTTGAAAAAGTACCAGgcctggaggagcaggagcagcgggGACGTGCCCCTGACAACAAACGGGCGCCTAACACCTCATTAA